CCATGATGTAAATGGGGCgggtgaagagaaaaaaaacctttcccccTTTGGAAGATGTCACTTGAAGTAGTTGATCGCTTCACATCTCGAGTACATTGTTACGTTCCCCTACTCGAggttgtgtgtggttttgtcttCACGTGAACCATCCAAAGGCGATGTGCGTTTGTGCGCCATCTTAAGCAACAAATCTCAGTAAACCCCTATAGAAACGTGGAGGAACAAGGGGGATCCTCGAAAATGGAGAGAAAGGAGACACTAAGATAGCTGAGTGTTCGGTGGCTTTCGGCACGTGGAGGACCACCAAGAGAACTCGCTGTGCATGTGACGCTTTAGATGCATTCATTGTGGTTGTGTTTATTTgatatgttgtttttattttcttaagaTCATCATCTACGTTGCTTGCGGTGAACGTATTGCCGCCATTCAAGTAATGGAGACGATGCGTTACGTGCGTTACTATTCCGAAGTAACGCAACAATGCATAAGAAAATGAACTGGAAGTTTGATAGTTTATTTTGGGAAAGAAACAAGAGATCTTTTGTGATATCAACTTGCAGTGATTATGGATTGAGAAATACAAAtgattcattattttatattttctatttatttctcTTCTTCACATCCTCGTGGGCTTTCTCGCTTAACTTTTAATGAGATAGTAACTTATATTTATAGCTTTACTGGATTTCTATGCACTTTtcttaaacacacaaaacaaaacaaataaaatggcgTGACACAGTACGCACATTAGTTCGCGCCTTCCTAAAACTATTCTGCCGATTCACATCTTTAGAGCGCCGTTAATAAATTATCCTATCTTGCTAGTCTAACATAATAAAACACTAGAACCAACTATAAAGCATGAGGTTTCTAACAAAACTTAAGCAAACGTACACCTACCTTTTGGCCAATATGTGTATGTTAAAATGGATTCTAACTCCACCGAAAGCTGTGACGCCGTTTCGACGGAGTTAGACATTCCCTGAGAGGTCTGAGGATATTTGgccttaaaaataattaacagtCTCATTCTAAACCTAACCTGTTGCTATTCCTTGAGATTTGAGAAGAAATTTGGATCGATCGTATTATGTAATGTAGAACGAACAGGCAGCCGGAGGAAGCAACCAAACCCAACACATCATCATGCTCAGGCAGCCATTTGTTTGATCGCATTCCACCGGTGCCATTTCGTTCTAACCAATTGCACACGTGTTAACTTTCTGCCTTTCCTGTTCTGAGTGGCTTTCTGCTTCGTTCTGCTTTTACACCTTCAAACAAATGTTCGCACCCGACACTGCCAGCTCACACCGGTAAGTAAACCCACCTGAGCAGCGGGGATTTACGGCACCGAGCATATCAAACAATGTTCTCATGTGTGCCTCCACCATGTACGATCTGTGAGCCCGCGGTAAACCGTCCCCCAAAACaatcacatacacacgcatcgTTTGCTCAGTCACTTAGTACAAACACACGCCACGAACGGAGCTGAAGATGGAGATGTTTGCCTTCCCCGAGTTCCTGGGTTTGTCTGGATCATCTCGTAGATTACAGCCATTGCGCTTTCGCTTTGCAGCTCACTTTGTGCGCCTGCGGAAAACCACTCACCTCTCGGTTGATGTTATTTGAGCAAACAATTCACACCCACGATCGTCTACCGATCGTGCCCAAGAATGGCGGAGATGCTGAAGGGTAACTGATGCTGTGGAAGCTGTTGCTTTCTGCTAGAGCTTTCTTCCTCACTGTTGGTGTTGATGGATGTACGCGGTGATGGTACCGGCATTGGTAGGAACTCACGGCGCGCAAACTGTTGCAGCTGTTGAGCTGCCTGGACGAGGGCACTTGGTTCGAGGCTGGGCGATCCGCCTGTTTGTGAACGGGCGAACGAAGGGAACATCAGATCCATCCAAGAACCTGCGCCGGGTTGCTGTAGCATTGGATGGGCATGGGAGAGATGGTGAGGATGGTGTGCGGCAACCAGTCCGGCATGCATAGCCATGCCTGGGTGATGGTTCTGGTAGAATGCACTTGCTGCCATCGAGGAGGGTGAAGGACGTACCGGAGAtccaaaatcatccaccaccaccggtgaGCTCGTCCCGCTGGACGATCCATCACTGACGGAGAGTTCACTGTCGTCCAAGGAGGACAAAGAACCAGCAAGGCTACTAGTGCGAGGACGCTTTGCTTCCGGGCCCGTTTCCTGCCCATCAGACTCATCGTCTTCCTCCGAGCTGCGGTTGCCAAGTCCGGAGTCCGGTGACATCAACAGTCCTGCCTTGCGCTTGCATCGAGACTGACCCGTCTCTCGGAAACCTTTCGCAAATGGGTTGTTGTCAATCTTCAGTTTGGTAATGCGATCGTTCTGGAGTAatggaagagagagaaaacaaaatcggACATGTTTTATTAGGTTAGTTACCAAGAATGTCACACTTTGAAAATATAGTTGAGAACTTCAATTTCCGTTCAGCTTGAAGAGTAGTTTTTAGTATATGAGTACTAACCTGATAAGCAGTGACAGCAACAAATTCTGTCTCAGGGAAGGTAAAAGCTTGCTGTGGAGCCCAGGGAATTTGAGTAGCATCCGAAGCTTTGATGACGTGAATGCGTGGTTGATATTTGTGCATACTGGTTAGAACAATCTgtggaggagaaaaaagatCATAAAGTCGCCATTAGTCATTGAAAGTTTATAAGAGaagtttaaatgaaattaaacaaaaaaatcgaaaaaatgcaaatactTACATGACCATTACTGTCGAGCGTGTTGTTGGTGAGCTTCACCTTGTTGAAGACGATCGGCTGCGAAGTCCAATGGGAACCGAGTGCTGGCCCATCGGGATGGAAATAGATGCGCTGCGGGCTCTGCGGTTCGGCACCACCCGCCGGTACCCAC
The DNA window shown above is from Anopheles funestus chromosome 3RL, idAnoFuneDA-416_04, whole genome shotgun sequence and carries:
- the LOC125768534 gene encoding T-box-containing protein TBX6L-like, with the protein product MTADLMDLRMHHHLALQTEFYRMQMQRLPDPYPAMLPVPPPRPLMIPPRYNTLPDVDIKLQNRDLWSQFHKIGTEMIITKSGRRMFPSMRLSVNGLEAEENYFILLEMVPISDCRFKFSGSQWVPAGGAEPQSPQRIYFHPDGPALGSHWTSQPIVFNKVKLTNNTLDSNGHIVLTSMHKYQPRIHVIKASDATQIPWAPQQAFTFPETEFVAVTAYQNDRITKLKIDNNPFAKGFRETGQSRCKRKAGLLMSPDSGLGNRSSEEDDESDGQETGPEAKRPRTSSLAGSLSSLDDSELSVSDGSSSGTSSPVVVDDFGSPVRPSPSSMAASAFYQNHHPGMAMHAGLVAAHHPHHLSHAHPMLQQPGAGSWMDLMFPSFARSQTGGSPSLEPSALVQAAQQLQQFARREFLPMPVPSPRTSINTNSEEESSSRKQQLPQHQLPFSISAILGHDR